In Feifania hominis, the following are encoded in one genomic region:
- a CDS encoding bifunctional 4-hydroxy-2-oxoglutarate aldolase/2-dehydro-3-deoxy-phosphogluconate aldolase — MDETMRKISDCGIVPVAKISEVEQAKPLAHALLEGGIGCIEVTFRTQAAAQAIQIISQNVPRMLVGAGTVTTVEQVDEAIEAGAKFLVSPGFNEKVVRHAMERGTPIVPGCTSPRDIERALELGLCNLKFFPAEQLGGLSMIRALCGPYPGARFMATGGVSEENAPAYLACDKVFAVGGSWMVKEELMREKKYDAITQMCRSAMRRVLGFHVEAVRLHGDGAQDEREDSLLELLGGSLGECECRLERVPKAQDGAGRGIVISTLSLERALAYFTLMGRQIDESRTERAEDGSLSAFYLKERFCGLEIQFVTA; from the coding sequence ATGGACGAAACAATGAGAAAAATTTCTGACTGCGGGATCGTTCCCGTCGCCAAGATCAGCGAGGTTGAGCAGGCAAAGCCGCTTGCGCATGCGCTGCTCGAAGGCGGAATCGGATGCATTGAGGTGACATTTCGTACGCAGGCTGCGGCGCAGGCCATTCAAATCATCTCGCAGAATGTGCCGCGCATGCTGGTGGGCGCGGGAACGGTGACCACCGTCGAGCAGGTGGATGAGGCAATAGAGGCCGGTGCGAAGTTTCTGGTCTCACCGGGGTTCAACGAAAAGGTGGTTCGCCATGCGATGGAGAGGGGCACGCCGATCGTGCCGGGGTGCACAAGTCCGCGCGACATTGAGAGAGCGCTGGAGCTGGGTCTTTGCAATCTCAAGTTCTTCCCGGCGGAACAGCTCGGCGGCCTGTCGATGATCCGGGCGCTGTGCGGCCCCTATCCCGGGGCGCGGTTCATGGCGACAGGCGGCGTCAGCGAAGAAAATGCGCCCGCTTACCTCGCCTGTGACAAGGTTTTTGCAGTGGGCGGCTCGTGGATGGTCAAAGAAGAGCTGATGCGCGAAAAAAAGTACGATGCGATCACGCAGATGTGCCGCAGCGCGATGAGAAGAGTGCTGGGCTTTCATGTTGAGGCGGTTCGCCTGCACGGCGATGGGGCCCAGGATGAGAGGGAAGATTCTCTTTTGGAGCTGCTGGGAGGAAGCCTTGGTGAGTGCGAGTGCCGCTTGGAAAGGGTACCGAAAGCGCAGGATGGAGCCGGTCGGGGCATTGTGATAAGCACACTGTCGCTGGAGCGGGCGCTCGCATATTTCACGCTCATGGGCCGGCAGATCGACGAGAGCAGAACAGAACGGGCCGAAGACGGCAGCTTATCTGCGTTTTATCTGAAAGAGCGTTTCTGCGGGCTGGAAATTCAATTTGTCACAGCCTGA
- a CDS encoding tagaturonate epimerase family protein: MKRALLEFARQGFPVSKANEFGVYPGSVSRFDNAVVFMADCGSRDALVVFGDDMGFAGKSEDGFLLCELSHSNAVRLREVFAYTAPRALLHSACTMGLGDRLGIATDGHIAAVEGYSVLPVFAQQSMRELKLTGRTYDDVLDSATFAVFRRGYKKGFGADGDHLKTLEEIEYALRCGYSMITLDCSEYIDNTVQGMSAGEVKEAFCPQPERDCLYLNREFVLGGERLFFDEDTFCRGVLIYDAALKFIDTVYRRTIVNASRPIDFEISIDETATVTHPLHHYFIARELQRLGIKVATVAPRFCGEFQKGIDYIGDTAQFERELTIHADIAQQFGYKLSVHSGSDKFRIFEIVGRVTEGRFHIKTAGTSWLEAIKAVAVKAPALYREIHAYALESAFDEARKFYHVTTDLSRIPPLDSLSDEQLPKLFSNSDARQLIHITYGHILGAKSPDGSYRFRERLYSLWRREREFCDTLLKEHIGAHLEQLTKTQ, translated from the coding sequence ATGAAGAGAGCGCTTTTGGAATTTGCCCGGCAGGGTTTTCCCGTTTCAAAGGCAAACGAGTTCGGCGTATATCCCGGCTCGGTGTCGAGATTTGACAACGCCGTCGTTTTCATGGCGGACTGCGGCAGCAGAGATGCTCTGGTCGTATTCGGGGACGACATGGGCTTTGCCGGCAAATCAGAAGACGGATTTCTGCTCTGCGAGCTCAGCCATTCCAATGCCGTCCGGCTTCGGGAGGTCTTTGCGTACACCGCGCCGCGCGCCCTGCTGCATTCGGCGTGTACAATGGGCCTGGGCGACCGGCTTGGCATCGCAACCGACGGCCACATAGCCGCCGTAGAGGGGTACTCGGTACTGCCGGTGTTTGCGCAGCAGTCCATGCGTGAATTGAAGCTCACCGGAAGAACCTACGACGACGTGCTCGACAGCGCGACGTTTGCGGTGTTCCGCCGGGGCTATAAAAAGGGCTTTGGAGCCGACGGGGATCATCTGAAGACTCTCGAGGAGATCGAGTATGCACTGCGCTGCGGATATTCGATGATTACGCTTGACTGCAGCGAATACATAGACAATACGGTGCAGGGGATGTCCGCCGGGGAGGTCAAAGAGGCGTTTTGCCCGCAGCCGGAGCGGGATTGCCTCTATCTCAACAGGGAGTTTGTGCTGGGGGGAGAGCGCCTTTTCTTCGATGAGGACACGTTCTGCCGCGGTGTTTTGATCTATGACGCCGCATTGAAGTTTATCGACACGGTGTACCGCCGGACGATTGTGAACGCGAGCCGCCCCATTGATTTTGAAATCTCTATCGACGAGACGGCAACCGTCACGCATCCGCTGCACCACTACTTCATCGCACGGGAACTGCAGAGACTCGGCATAAAAGTCGCGACGGTTGCTCCGAGATTCTGCGGCGAATTTCAAAAGGGAATTGACTACATCGGCGATACGGCGCAGTTTGAACGGGAGCTGACCATTCATGCGGATATCGCGCAGCAGTTCGGCTACAAGCTCAGCGTTCACTCGGGGTCGGACAAGTTTCGGATCTTTGAAATCGTCGGGCGGGTTACAGAGGGCCGCTTCCACATCAAGACGGCGGGAACAAGCTGGCTCGAGGCAATAAAAGCCGTGGCGGTGAAAGCCCCTGCGCTGTACCGGGAAATCCACGCCTACGCGCTCGAGAGCGCCTTTGACGAGGCGAGAAAGTTCTACCATGTCACAACAGACCTGAGCAGAATCCCGCCGCTGGACTCGCTGTCGGACGAGCAGCTGCCAAAGCTCTTTTCAAACAGCGATGCCCGCCAGTTGATACACATCACCTACGGCCACATCCTCGGCGCGAAAAGCCCGGACGGCTCATATCGCTTTCGCGAGCGCCTGTACAGCCTGTGGCGCCGGGAAAGGGAGTTCTGCGATACGCTGCTCAAAGAGCACATCGGCGCCCATTTGGAACAGCTGACAAAAACACAGTAA
- a CDS encoding lactate racemase domain-containing protein → MENIYLYENTAAGIDETLLKDALVKSLEDRADSLKKVLLLPPDFTRLHSNAGKIANLYYHILTSRGCHVDLMPALGTHVPMTRQECAQMYGDIPFERFRVHNWRDDVVELGVVPAPFVEEVSRGTYRGEIPAQVNRALLEDYDLILSIGQVVPHEVVGMANYTKNLMVGVGGSAMINASHMIGAFYGLEQLMGRDHSPVRRIFDYCEKNFLSKLPLRYVLTVTTAPGGEIQMHGLFIGDDRGPFEKAVKLAQEKNMTLVEQPLKKAVVLLDEQEFKSTWLGNKAVYRTRMAIADGGELVVLAPGVEKFGEDPEIDRLIRKYGYRGREYVIGLLKDAQHADLQSNLSAAAHLIHGSSDGRFRITYCTRHLSRQEVESVGYCYAPYEEMAERYNPKSLTPGRNHLENGEELYYIPNPALGLWADKSKFQ, encoded by the coding sequence TTGGAAAACATCTATCTCTATGAAAATACTGCCGCCGGGATTGACGAGACGCTGCTGAAAGACGCGCTGGTGAAGTCGCTGGAAGACAGGGCGGACTCGCTTAAAAAAGTGCTTTTGCTGCCGCCGGACTTCACACGGCTCCACTCCAATGCGGGCAAAATCGCCAATCTGTATTATCACATACTCACATCGCGCGGCTGCCATGTGGATCTGATGCCGGCTCTTGGCACCCATGTGCCGATGACGCGCCAGGAGTGCGCGCAGATGTATGGGGACATCCCGTTTGAGCGCTTTCGCGTGCACAATTGGCGCGACGACGTTGTTGAGCTCGGCGTCGTGCCCGCGCCGTTTGTGGAAGAGGTCTCACGGGGGACATACCGCGGCGAGATTCCGGCGCAGGTCAATAGGGCGCTGCTGGAAGATTACGACCTGATCCTCTCCATCGGCCAGGTGGTGCCGCACGAAGTGGTGGGAATGGCGAATTACACGAAAAACCTGATGGTCGGCGTCGGCGGCAGCGCAATGATCAACGCCTCCCATATGATAGGGGCGTTTTACGGCCTGGAGCAGCTCATGGGTCGGGATCATTCTCCGGTGCGCCGGATTTTCGATTACTGTGAGAAGAACTTTCTCTCAAAGCTCCCGCTGCGATATGTTTTGACGGTTACAACGGCGCCCGGGGGAGAGATTCAAATGCACGGTCTCTTCATCGGGGACGACCGGGGACCCTTTGAAAAAGCGGTAAAACTGGCGCAGGAGAAAAACATGACGCTTGTCGAGCAGCCGCTGAAAAAAGCAGTGGTTTTGCTCGACGAGCAGGAGTTTAAGAGCACCTGGCTTGGCAATAAGGCGGTGTATCGAACGAGAATGGCCATTGCCGACGGAGGCGAGCTGGTTGTGCTTGCGCCCGGGGTTGAAAAATTCGGGGAGGATCCGGAGATTGACAGGCTCATAAGAAAGTACGGATACCGGGGCCGCGAGTATGTCATCGGGCTGCTGAAGGATGCTCAACATGCAGATTTGCAGTCGAATCTGTCGGCCGCGGCACATCTGATACACGGCAGTTCCGACGGCAGATTTCGTATCACCTACTGCACCCGGCACCTCAGCCGGCAGGAGGTGGAAAGCGTGGGGTACTGCTACGCGCCCTATGAAGAGATGGCCGAAAGATACAACCCGAAAAGTCTTACACCGGGGCGCAACCATCTTGAAAACGGGGAGGAACTCTATTACATTCCAAATCCCGCCCTGGGCCTCTGGGCAGACAAGTCAAAATTCCAGTGA
- a CDS encoding PfkB family carbohydrate kinase gives MVLRQDAKYALITPTSMGVRITPVNCQSVRVSRLFEMQATSAETNVVNIGASLGLPVKVLTKFVKDSAISDFIRAELRRRGLEFEGAQVEQGGPWGYRHQFNIADSGYGVRGPRVLNDRAGEVGRTLCASDFDIERIFGKEGCQILHLSGLICALSPESSQCCLELARAAKKYGTLISFDVNYRPSFWEGREEQLREVFLEIAQLSDILTGADVLIGDRVGYQPLFEEGAPDEISTEHRIAAVKGMLKKVGAKFPNAGVLTATMREELSANRHLWGAILLFDNEWYVEQLREIEVLDRIGGGDGFMGGLLYGILRQWEPEKWLQFGWACGALAVTVLDDYATPDDEEQLWSIYQGNAKVKR, from the coding sequence ATGGTATTGAGACAGGACGCAAAGTATGCCCTGATTACCCCGACGAGTATGGGGGTGCGAATCACGCCGGTCAACTGTCAGTCCGTGCGGGTGAGCAGACTTTTTGAGATGCAGGCGACAAGCGCTGAGACCAATGTTGTAAACATCGGCGCCTCCCTAGGACTCCCGGTAAAAGTGCTGACCAAATTTGTAAAGGACAGCGCGATTTCCGACTTTATCAGAGCGGAGCTTCGCCGCCGCGGTCTGGAATTTGAGGGCGCGCAGGTGGAGCAGGGCGGGCCGTGGGGCTACCGTCATCAGTTCAACATTGCGGACAGCGGCTACGGTGTGCGGGGACCGCGCGTGCTCAACGACCGCGCGGGTGAAGTGGGAAGAACGCTCTGTGCCTCGGACTTTGACATCGAGCGCATCTTTGGGAAAGAGGGGTGCCAGATTCTGCATCTCTCGGGGCTGATCTGTGCGCTTTCGCCCGAGTCGAGCCAATGTTGCCTGGAGCTTGCGCGCGCTGCGAAAAAATACGGCACGCTGATTTCCTTTGACGTCAATTACCGCCCAAGTTTCTGGGAGGGCAGAGAGGAGCAGCTTCGCGAGGTATTTCTTGAGATCGCGCAGCTCTCCGACATTTTGACCGGCGCCGACGTGCTGATTGGCGACAGGGTCGGCTACCAGCCGCTGTTTGAAGAGGGCGCGCCGGACGAGATCAGCACGGAGCACAGGATCGCAGCGGTCAAGGGCATGCTGAAAAAAGTGGGGGCAAAGTTTCCAAACGCGGGTGTGCTCACGGCAACCATGAGAGAGGAACTCAGCGCCAACCGCCACCTCTGGGGCGCCATACTGCTCTTTGACAACGAGTGGTATGTGGAGCAGCTCCGGGAGATCGAAGTGCTCGATCGCATCGGCGGCGGAGACGGCTTTATGGGCGGCTTACTCTATGGCATACTCCGGCAGTGGGAGCCCGAGAAGTGGCTTCAGTTTGGCTGGGCATGCGGGGCTCTGGCGGTGACTGTGCTTGACGACTACGCCACACCGGATGACGAAGAGCAGCTCTGGAGCATTTATCAGGGCAATGCAAAAGTAAAACGATAG
- the gnd gene encoding decarboxylating NADP(+)-dependent phosphogluconate dehydrogenase yields the protein MTVEKTDIGLIGLAVMGENLAMNMESRGFSVSVYNRSTGKVTKFIDGRAKGKNIVGAYSLEELVAQLKRPRKVMMMIKAGEAVDRMIDTLIPLMDEGDIIIDGGNSHFPDTIRRTKYVESRGLLYVGVGVSGGEEGALKGPSMMPGGSEGAWEHVRPIFQSICAKVDDGSPCCEWVGENGAGHFVKMVHNGIEYGDIQLICEAYHLMRDYLCMGADEMHEVFKAWNESELDSYLIEITRDIFAYRDSDGEPLVDKILDAAGQKGTGKWTCEAALDEGVALTLIAEAVFSRFLSAIKQERVEASRILSGPHGNFQGDRAAFLEDIRAALYASKIVSYAQGYSLMRSAAQTYGWKLNYGDIALMWRGGCIIRSAFLGEIKKAFDKNPDLSNLMLDDYFKRALENAQRGWRNVCAGAALAGIPVPAMSAALNYYDGYRCERLPANLLQAQRDYFGAHTYERLDRPRGEFLHTNWTGEGGTTSASTYSI from the coding sequence ATGACTGTGGAAAAGACGGATATTGGGCTGATCGGGCTCGCCGTTATGGGCGAGAACCTTGCCATGAACATGGAAAGCCGGGGATTCTCGGTGAGTGTATACAATCGCAGCACGGGAAAGGTGACAAAGTTTATCGACGGCCGGGCGAAGGGCAAGAACATCGTCGGCGCCTACTCCCTGGAGGAACTTGTCGCGCAGCTCAAGCGCCCGCGAAAGGTCATGATGATGATCAAGGCGGGAGAGGCGGTCGACAGGATGATCGACACGCTGATTCCGCTGATGGATGAGGGGGATATTATCATCGACGGCGGAAACAGCCACTTTCCCGATACGATACGCCGGACGAAGTATGTGGAGAGCAGAGGTCTGCTCTATGTCGGCGTGGGCGTGTCCGGCGGCGAAGAGGGGGCGCTCAAGGGCCCCTCGATGATGCCGGGCGGCTCCGAGGGGGCCTGGGAGCACGTCAGGCCCATTTTCCAGTCGATCTGTGCAAAAGTGGACGATGGTTCCCCCTGCTGTGAATGGGTCGGGGAAAACGGCGCGGGCCACTTTGTCAAAATGGTACACAACGGCATCGAGTACGGCGATATTCAGCTGATCTGCGAGGCATATCACCTCATGCGCGACTATCTCTGCATGGGCGCGGATGAGATGCACGAGGTTTTCAAAGCCTGGAATGAGAGCGAATTGGACAGCTATCTGATCGAGATCACCCGCGATATTTTCGCCTATCGAGACAGCGATGGCGAGCCGCTCGTCGACAAGATTCTCGATGCCGCCGGCCAGAAGGGGACCGGGAAGTGGACGTGCGAGGCGGCGCTTGACGAGGGCGTCGCACTGACGCTGATTGCCGAGGCGGTGTTCAGCCGGTTTTTGAGCGCAATCAAGCAGGAGCGCGTTGAGGCAAGCAGAATTCTCAGCGGTCCCCACGGGAACTTCCAGGGGGACAGAGCGGCCTTTTTGGAGGACATTCGCGCAGCTCTGTACGCGTCGAAGATCGTCTCTTATGCGCAGGGGTACTCCCTGATGAGGTCGGCGGCGCAGACGTATGGCTGGAAGCTGAACTATGGGGATATTGCGCTGATGTGGCGCGGAGGCTGCATCATACGAAGCGCGTTTCTCGGTGAGATCAAAAAGGCGTTTGACAAAAACCCCGACCTGAGCAACCTCATGTTGGACGACTATTTTAAAAGGGCGCTTGAGAACGCGCAGAGAGGCTGGCGCAATGTCTGCGCAGGCGCGGCGCTGGCGGGCATTCCGGTGCCGGCGATGAGCGCGGCGCTCAACTACTATGACGGCTACCGGTGTGAGCGGCTTCCGGCGAATCTGCTGCAGGCACAGCGCGACTATTTCGGAGCGCACACATACGAGCGGCTTGACCGGCCGCGCGGTGAATTTCTTCACACAAACTGGACGGGTGAGGGCGGAACGACCTCGGCGTCCACTTATTCGATCTGA
- a CDS encoding zinc-dependent alcohol dehydrogenase, whose protein sequence is MKDTMRAAVKLDEREEFFLQDVPMPKVGPNDVLLKVTAAGLCGTDVNIRNNTFMGRHGRVKPPVIPCHEFVGNAVEIGSQVSKFKVGDRLFTTCAVGCGECRNCISGKAACRHWIHWGIDVDGGFAEYVSVHQNALMKVPDFIPDKHAAIMEIASEAVKAIRTNHILSGSNIAVFGPGSFGLFLLQTMKLTSPVNLIMVGLPDDTQRLEIAKQLGATHIIVDGPEDPVEKIMEITDGEGVDFAVEATGYPDAFTNAVDCLAGSGVMIMCGSGYGGNEVHFKPWNFVRDSKRIHTVQGFRASDYLQMQDLYKSGLLQFDPIISKVMPLEEVNEACELAKAKKTVKIVLIP, encoded by the coding sequence ATGAAAGATACTATGCGCGCCGCCGTAAAGCTGGATGAGAGAGAAGAGTTCTTTCTTCAGGATGTCCCCATGCCCAAGGTCGGCCCAAACGACGTATTGCTCAAAGTCACGGCGGCCGGTCTGTGCGGCACAGACGTCAACATTCGCAACAACACGTTTATGGGGCGTCACGGCCGGGTCAAGCCCCCTGTCATCCCCTGCCATGAGTTTGTCGGAAACGCCGTTGAGATCGGCTCGCAGGTGAGCAAGTTCAAAGTGGGCGACCGTCTGTTTACCACCTGCGCGGTCGGCTGCGGCGAGTGCCGCAACTGCATCTCTGGAAAAGCCGCCTGCCGCCACTGGATCCACTGGGGCATCGACGTTGACGGCGGCTTCGCCGAGTACGTCAGCGTGCATCAGAACGCGCTGATGAAAGTTCCGGATTTCATCCCCGACAAACACGCTGCCATCATGGAAATTGCCTCGGAAGCCGTCAAGGCCATCCGCACAAACCACATCCTCTCCGGCAGCAACATCGCCGTCTTCGGCCCCGGCTCTTTTGGGCTGTTTCTTCTTCAGACAATGAAGCTGACCTCGCCGGTCAATCTCATTATGGTCGGTCTGCCCGATGACACACAGCGCCTTGAAATTGCAAAACAGCTCGGAGCCACCCACATCATCGTCGACGGGCCGGAGGACCCCGTCGAAAAGATCATGGAAATCACAGACGGCGAGGGCGTTGATTTCGCCGTTGAGGCAACCGGTTATCCCGACGCGTTCACAAACGCCGTGGACTGTCTGGCCGGCAGCGGCGTCATGATTATGTGCGGCAGCGGATACGGCGGCAATGAAGTTCACTTCAAGCCCTGGAACTTCGTGCGCGATTCCAAGAGAATTCACACCGTTCAGGGATTCCGCGCCTCCGATTACCTGCAGATGCAGGATCTGTACAAGAGCGGGCTGCTCCAGTTTGACCCCATCATCTCCAAGGTCATGCCCCTGGAAGAGGTCAACGAGGCCTGCGAACTCGCCAAGGCAAAGAAAACCGTGAAAATTGTCTTGATCCCCTAA